One window of the Ammospiza nelsoni isolate bAmmNel1 chromosome 2, bAmmNel1.pri, whole genome shotgun sequence genome contains the following:
- the MLNR gene encoding motilin receptor, translating to MRRGGGNGSEGEPEWPWPWPPCDERLCLALPMWVLVPITAVCLGLFVVGVAGNVLTVLVIRSYRDMKTPTNLYLGSMAVSDLLILMGLPFDLYRLWRSRPWIFGQLLCRLSHYLSEGCTYCTILHITALTVERYLAICFPLKAKVVVTKRRVKATIGVLWAFALLSASPFFFLVGVEQPDNHTDFSRECKPTPQALQSGLLATMFWVTTCYFVLPVTCLSVLYGCIGRELWRSNTRLRGPSSLLREKGHRQTVRILAVVVLAFVICWLPFHIGRIIFINTRDMRTMLFSQYFNIFALQLFYLSASINPVLYNLVSKKYRAAACQLLLPWRAAQRALTGAKDPGGYTETSTRPEYTTSF from the exons ATGCGGCGCGGCGGCGGGAACGGCAGCGAGGGCGAGCCCGAGTGGCCGTGGCCGTGGCCGCCCTGCGACGAGCGGCTGTGCCTGGCGCTGCCCATGTGGGTGCTCGTTCCCATCACGGCCGTCTGCCTGGGGCTCTTCGTGGTCGGCGTGGCGGGCAATGTCCTCACGGTGCTGGTCATCCGCAGCTACCGCGACATGAAGACCCCCACCAACCTCTACCTGGGCAGCATGGCCGTCTCGGACCTGCTCATCCTCATGGGGCTGCCCTTCGACCTCTACCGCCTGTGGCGCTCCCGGCCCTGGATCTTCGGGCAGCTGCTGTGCCGCCTCTCGCACTACCTGAGCGAGGGCTGCACCTACTGCACCATCCTCCACATCACCGCCCTCACCGTGGAGCGCTACCTCGCCATCTGCTTCCCCCTCAAGGCCAAGGTGGTCGTCACCAAGCGCCGGGTGAAAGCCACCATCGGCGTCCTTTGGGCCTTCGCCTTGCTCTCCGCCAGCCCCTTCTTCTTCCTGGTCGGCGTGGAGCAGCCCGACAACCACACTGACTTCAGCCGCGAGTGCAAGCCCACCCCGCAGGCGCTGCAGTCCGGCCTGCTGGCCACCATGTTCTGGGTCACCACCTGCTACTTCGTGCTGCCCGTCACCTGCCTCAGCGTCCTCTACGGCTGCATTGGCCGCGAGCTGTGGCGGAGCAACACCCGCCTGCGGGGCCCCAGCTCGCTGCTCCGGGAGAAGGGGCACCGCCAGACTGTCAGGATCTTGG CTGTGGTGGTTCTGGCCTTTGTAATTTGCTGGTTGCCTTTCCACATTGGCAGGATCATATTTATAAACACCCGGGACATGAGGACGATGCTGTTCTCCCAGTACTTTAATATATTCGCCCTGCAGCTTTTCTACCTGAGCGCATCCATCAACCCTGTCCTCTACAACCTCGTTTCCAAGAAGTACAGGGCGGCagcctgccagctgctgctgccatggcgAGCTGCACAAAGGGCTCTCACGGGAGCAAAGGACCCTGGGGGCTACACAGAGACCAGCACAAGGCCCGAGTACACCACCAGCTTCTGA